One window of the Pseudofrankia sp. DC12 genome contains the following:
- a CDS encoding class I SAM-dependent methyltransferase — protein sequence MRASTRSASAGRARTRRARTRTGAWVPRGREARASQGRDAPKRGRQLAYSELEPRSLDEFTRRRKARKLIAVLAHFLGRDVEGAPALAGLRVLDIGCSAGFICDELAAAGAEVTGVDIDSAGLRRARARFARRARFIQADGLALPLADGSVDVVVLNHIYEHVVDADMLFAEVRRVLAEDGVAYLGLGNRLGIMEPHHGLPLLSWLPPGLADRYLRVAGRGEHYYERYRARPGLRRMLARAGLRAWDYTVPVLLAPEAFHAEADLPPGGPARGFLRAVTAPGRLPAPARARLVRAVLSLAPTYLWIATPGSRGPAGHPLPGGPQPVT from the coding sequence GTGAGAGCATCGACACGTAGTGCGTCGGCGGGGCGGGCGCGAACCCGTCGAGCCAGGACACGGACGGGCGCCTGGGTCCCGCGCGGGCGAGAGGCGCGGGCGTCGCAGGGACGGGACGCCCCGAAGCGCGGGCGCCAGCTGGCCTACTCCGAGCTGGAGCCGCGGTCGCTGGACGAGTTCACCCGGCGGCGCAAGGCCCGCAAGCTCATCGCCGTGCTCGCGCACTTCCTCGGGCGCGACGTCGAGGGGGCGCCGGCGCTGGCCGGGCTGCGCGTGCTGGACATTGGCTGCTCCGCCGGGTTCATCTGCGACGAGCTCGCCGCGGCCGGAGCCGAGGTGACCGGCGTCGACATCGACTCGGCCGGGCTGCGCCGGGCCAGGGCCCGGTTCGCCCGCCGGGCCAGGTTCATCCAGGCCGACGGCCTGGCGCTGCCACTGGCCGACGGCAGCGTGGACGTCGTCGTGCTGAACCACATCTACGAGCACGTGGTCGACGCGGACATGCTGTTCGCCGAGGTGCGCCGGGTGCTGGCCGAGGACGGGGTCGCCTACCTCGGGCTGGGCAACCGCCTCGGGATCATGGAGCCACACCACGGGCTGCCGCTGCTGTCCTGGCTGCCGCCGGGCCTGGCCGACCGGTACCTGCGGGTGGCCGGCCGCGGCGAGCACTACTACGAGCGCTACCGCGCCCGGCCGGGCCTGCGCCGGATGCTCGCCCGGGCCGGGCTGCGAGCCTGGGACTACACCGTCCCGGTGCTGCTGGCGCCAGAGGCCTTCCACGCCGAGGCCGACCTGCCGCCGGGCGGACCGGCCCGCGGGTTCCTGCGCGCGGTGACAGCGCCCGGCCGGCTGCCGGCGCCGGCCCGGGCCAGGCTGGTCCGCGCGGTCCTGTCGCTGGCCCCGACCTACCTGTGGATCGCCACACCGGGCTCCCGGGGCCCCGCGGGCCACCCCCTGCCTGGCGGTCCCCAGCCGGTCACCTGA
- a CDS encoding glycosyltransferase family 4 protein has translation MTIIGPTHPYKGGIAQHTTELAHRLAARGHDVRVASWSAQYPARLYPGQQRVEAPEMEPFAPTRYPLSWRRPDGWVRLGRRLRAEADVVVLVVVTPIQAPAYLGILTGLGARGGRAGSPAVVALCHNVLPHERRAVDEPLTRAVLRRADAVLVHTEAEASRAATLTTAPVRVAAMAPHLWAAETRRVHPAESSPGARPVEPRRRLLFFGLVRPYKGLDVLLRALADGPDGVALTVAGEFWGGAERTRALVVELGLADRVELRPGYVDAAEVPGLFAAADALVLPYRAGTASQNVDLAHLHGLPVVATTVGTLPAAVADGVDGLLVAPDDPAALAAALRRLYEPGVLAALAAKVRPPDTAGGWDRYLDVLMGAVRVQ, from the coding sequence ATCACGATCATCGGGCCGACCCACCCGTACAAGGGCGGGATCGCCCAGCACACCACCGAGCTGGCCCACCGGCTGGCGGCCCGGGGCCATGACGTACGGGTCGCGTCCTGGTCGGCGCAGTACCCGGCGCGGCTCTACCCGGGCCAGCAGCGGGTCGAGGCGCCCGAGATGGAGCCGTTCGCGCCGACCCGGTACCCGCTGTCGTGGCGGCGGCCCGACGGCTGGGTCCGGCTGGGCCGCCGGCTGCGGGCCGAGGCCGACGTCGTCGTCCTCGTGGTGGTCACCCCGATCCAGGCACCGGCATACCTGGGCATCCTGACCGGCCTCGGCGCGCGGGGCGGCCGGGCCGGCTCGCCCGCGGTGGTCGCGCTCTGCCACAACGTGCTGCCGCACGAGCGCCGGGCCGTCGACGAGCCGCTGACCCGGGCCGTGCTGCGCCGCGCCGACGCCGTCCTGGTCCACACCGAGGCCGAGGCCTCCCGTGCCGCGACGCTGACCACCGCACCCGTCCGGGTCGCCGCGATGGCGCCGCACCTGTGGGCAGCGGAGACCCGTCGGGTCCACCCGGCCGAGTCCAGTCCCGGCGCCCGCCCGGTTGAGCCGAGGCGCCGGTTGCTGTTCTTCGGTCTGGTCCGGCCCTACAAGGGCCTGGACGTGCTGCTGCGGGCGCTGGCGGACGGGCCCGACGGTGTCGCGCTGACCGTCGCCGGCGAGTTCTGGGGCGGCGCGGAGCGGACCCGGGCACTGGTCGTCGAGCTGGGCCTGGCCGACCGGGTCGAGCTGCGGCCCGGCTACGTCGACGCGGCCGAGGTTCCGGGCCTGTTCGCCGCAGCCGACGCGCTGGTGCTGCCGTACCGGGCCGGGACCGCGTCGCAGAACGTCGACCTCGCGCACCTGCACGGCCTGCCGGTTGTCGCGACGACCGTCGGCACCCTCCCGGCGGCGGTCGCCGACGGCGTCGATGGCCTGTTGGTGGCACCGGACGACCCGGCCGCGCTGGCCGCCGCCCTGCGCCGGCTCTACGAGCCGGGCGTGCTGGCCGCGCTGGCGGCGAAGGTCCGGCCTCCGGACACGGCCGGCGGCTGGGATCGGTATCTCGACGTCCTGATGGGTGCCGTTCGAGTGCAATAG